A region of the Apium graveolens cultivar Ventura chromosome 6, ASM990537v1, whole genome shotgun sequence genome:
ATGTACATGTGTGAGTGGGGAGTTGTCTGAGGTATTGAGAGAACATATGATTAAGTTGGAAAAAGAGTTAAATTAAGCAAATAAAAAGATACTTTGAATACATTAATTTACACGATGTTTAGAAAAGtgttatataaatatttaaagattttctaaaaaaatcaaaattacttAAAATATGGTGACTTGCATAGCCTTTCCTAGAAACGCTATCTTACTTATTTCCTATATAGCGCTTCACTAAAAAATGCTATgctactttatttatttatttttatttttatttatagatTTTTTAGAATATCTTGTCGAGTCTGTTCAACATAAATGTTGTGTAACCATATCAGTTGCATAGCACATCACAAAACACATCACAAAAGTGTTATGTAAGTAATATATCCTAAGTTTAATTTTGTAGCAGTGATAGTGGTGTCTATAAATTAGACTAACTAAAAGTCAATCGAATTTATAAATTCGACGACATGAAATCTAGTCGAGATTATAAATTTTATCTTAAAAGAGCATGTCGCCTTTATATATTCGATGTGAATATACGAATGTATAGAAATGTATAATTTGACTGCGTAGGTGGGAATTCAAATTTTACCAAAAAATATCAATCTTTTTAAAAGGCTAAATTTATGTGGTCGAATGTTTTTATAACAACTGTAAATACTAAATTTTACTCGCTTAAATTTATAAACTTTTTTTTTCATATGTTTgtaaaagtatttctaaaatattttttcaaatgatttaaaaatatttttcgtATTTTTAATTAGTTGTATTTGTAaacatatttataaaattattgaTATGATGCTCCGATATTGATATAATCAAATattcatcaaatttaaatatttgattattatttatcatataaaaatattaatatgaTCTTATCCAAAGATTACATATATAGTTTGTTCAAAAGATTGTTTTCTTTCCGCATACGTTCAACTTAAGATATTTTAAACAATTATAAATATTTTCAccataataataataaatttttttaatgaaataatgtggaataatattgaaataaattaatataaaagcTTATTCACGAGACTAGGTTGAGTTTTCATTTTAACATACGGTCTTATTTGACCACTTAACTATGAATGAaacttttttaaataattttttaaaaattgcaTCATTTCATGTCGTGTATGAGAAATTATTTCATGTGTAATTGGGGTGAGAATCAAAACCGATAAGATTTTTCATTTTGAATTGTGGGATGATATATTggataattttataatatttcaaaaataatttatcaaaCTCTAATTCAAAATATTAGAATATCCAATTAgttaaatttaaatattcaacACCCAATGTGAACGATATTTTAAAATGTGATAACACTCATTCAAAATAAAATTTGAGATCTTTTTGAAAAGATTATTTTCATGTATATCTCTCTAACTAAATCTAGGAGAATTAAATATGTGATGACATTCATTGAGgattttcattaatattaaaacaattttagaaattTGATAATAGTACATTAAACACACAATTTTGGAAAATACTCTCCAAAATGTGAGAACATTCATCAagatttttaataatatttggAAAGATTGTATCcagaatttttaaaaaatatatgagGATTAAAAATGTGCTCAAACAATCTTTTATACTCAAAAGTTATTTTCTTTAAAAGAtgttataaaaataattacataaaccGGTCCTTTATGCATCCACGTGGCAAAATATGAAATGGGGCAAAAAGACGGCGTACATGGCAAAATATGAAATGGGGCAAAAAGACGGCGCATTGCGCATGTTGTTTCTATTACAGACAAGCCACTATAAATGCAAACAACAACTTTCATTTCTTTCTACATCGGCAAGCCCCAGCTCCAACCAGCCTAATTATCAGCCTCTATAATTCGCTAATGGCAAACCTGAACAACAATTGGCTACCTCAAGAAAATGTGCATTTCAATTTCCTTTTCGATATACATTATATGTTTATGTTTGAGTTTTTTCGATTTTATAGGATTTTGGAATTATTTTAGGTTGATTTGTATCAGTAATTTGTTCTTTGTCGATCTATCCGTCATTTATATGTCTGCTGAATTTATTGAATTCTAGAATTACTAATTATTGTTTTGTTTTTAACTTCAAAGATTATCGAGATATCAAGCGATGAAAGCGATAAGGAGGTTGAGAAATCCGCCAACATCCAACTTCATCCACTACTAAAGGTGAACCTCAACAACAATTCTCTACCCCAAAAAGGGTGCATTTCTATTTTCATTCAGATTTACATATGTTTGTATATGcttttgttttttattttaaaGGAATTTAGATATTAATTTATTTCAAGCTGATTTGTATCAGCAATCTGTACTTTGTCTATCAATTTATCAATCTATCGATCTTATATGTAAATGTATTTATTCTCAACTTTAGAGAATTCAATTTTTATTCTATGTTGAGGTGCAACGGTGATCTGTCAGTCTATCGATATATCTATCATATGGAtcagtttttttatttttgattttgatgattaAAGAGATATCAAGGACGAAAGTGATTAAATTGTTTCTTTTCTCAGGCAAGTAGTTCTGGATCCAAGATGAGTGGCCGATTTTCAAAGAAGCTATACCCCAGGAAAGTTGTGTTCAATGCAATGGAGGAACACGGTAGATTTATTCTCATACATTTTGATTGAATTGAAATGGCCTTTTAACGAGAAACTGGTACTGAGCTCAGTTACTTCTTAAATGCTTATAGGTGAAGATGATGAAGAACCGGTACTCAATATTGGTATAATACAACCTGCAATATGTTTGAACTAGGAGAAGAACAAAGATAACTCTGAACCACCACTTTATTATTATGAGAATCGATTACAATATAAATGAAAAGAGATGTGAGATATCCCATGAAAACAGGAAAGCAATAAACTAAAGCCAAATGATAAGCCTAAATAAACGAGAGTTTTATTCTCCTAGTACTCCTACAAATCCTCCAAGCATATCCATCAGTTGCCATGAACCAGGGATTGAAACACCATACCATATCCAATAACATCCATGATTCAAGGGAAATATACCAAGTTTAGATTAATAAACCCAACaaactcccccttaatctaaacttgtcTAAATGCACTTTACCACTCCAAGCAAATTTCTCATGATTTCGAATTTGACAGCTGCAAGGGCTTTGGTGAGGAAGTCTGCACGTTGTTCTGCAGAGCGTACATGTTTTACAATGATTTCTCCGTTCTCTACACATTCGCGTATGAAGTGATACCGGATGTCTATATGCTTGCTTCTCCCATGAAACACTGGATTCTTAGCCAAGTCGATTGCGGACTTGTTATCAATGAACAGGGTAACTGGGCCAATGTCATACTCGGTAATCTGAGCTAATAATTTCCTTAACCAAACAGCTTGGCAAGCGGCAGCTGTGGCTGCCATGAACTCAGCTTCGCATGAAGAAAGTGCGACACATTTTTGTTTCTGAGATGTCCAGGTTATCAAACTCTTGTTTAGGTAGAACACCATGCCTCCGGTACTCTTCCTGTCCTCTATGTTGCCAGCCAAATCACTGTCGGAATATCCAATCAGTACTTCATTGTCACTGTCCTGTGAGTACACCAGACCGAAATCAATCGTTCCCTTCACGTACCGGAGTATGCGTTTTACAGCACCTTGATGCAACTGTGTGGGTCTGTCCATGAATCTACTTAAAATGCCCACAGAATATGCCAAATCAGGTCTGGTGTGCACCAAGTATCTCAATCCTCCTATCATACTCTTAAATTCCGTATGATCAACTGCTATCCTTCTTCATCTTTGTTAATGATTTCTTTGGGGTGCATCGGGATTTTTGCTGGATTACACTGCAATATACCAACTTTATTGAGAATTTTCTTTGCGTACCCTGACTGTTTTAGCTAGATATAGCTGTTTCTTTGCATGACTTCGATGCCTAGATAGTATGTTAACTCCCCCAAATCACTCATATCGAACTTGTGTCCCATCTTTCTCTTGAACTCTTCAATTTCTTTTGTGCTCGATCCTGTCACCAAGATATCGTCAATATAGACACCAACTATAAGCACACCTTTTCCTATTTTTTTTGTGTACACGGCTTGTTCGTATGCACACCTGACAAAACCCAACTCTTCCAAGCATTTATTCAGTTTGGagtaccaggcccttggagcttgaCGTAGACCGTATAGTGCTTTTATGAGTTTATAAACTAGATGTTCCTTCCCATGTTTGACAAAACCTTCAGGCTGtctaacatacacttcttccttaATTTCTCCGTTCAAGAAGGCCGTTTTCACATCCAGATGGTGAACCTTCCATTGTCCTTTTGCTTTAATTGCGAGTAACAATCGTATGGTCTCAATACATGTGACTGGGGTGAACA
Encoded here:
- the LOC141663586 gene encoding secreted RxLR effector protein 161-like; translated protein: MIGGLRYLVHTRPDLAYSVGILSRFMDRPTQLHQGAVKRILRYVKGTIDFGLVYSQDSDNEVLIGYSDSDLAGNIEDRKSTGGMVFYLNKSLITWTSQKQKCVALSSCEAEFMAATAAACQAVWLRKLLAQITEYDIGPVTLFIDNKSAIDLAKNPVFHGRSKHIDIRYHFIRECVENGEIIVKHVRSAEQRADFLTKALAAVKFEIMRNLLGVVKCI